From one Catellatospora sp. IY07-71 genomic stretch:
- a CDS encoding toxin glutamine deamidase domain-containing protein, giving the protein MPLLPSPIPHPLSYFDAPDWMRTALEWVVGIDWPEGDEAAMRELADDWYAASRQMTPLLDEADDAVLAAVAAMGGPDGRVAAAILALWAQVGSGHDAAGQEAVLAMVVDLLDDFGTQVDAGANQIEGVKIEFYVELGLLLIELIALAAAAAVTLGASMAGAAPAMYATRFAIQQALRRAAKELLERAAKKGLKDRIKDKINDAVKDRIKNRVVRELGEEALEEGLQEGATALGTQLYQVSEGNRGGLDGADLAKSTGLGALGGGIGGLTGLGRRFSDTTLGNFGEHALRGASGEILAELSIGLVTGQDVSPQSLGMAATSATVGSVTGDTRTVVDGRLHGAELKLTGSSDVLGGVSPFPDAGPPSVTAALTAETATGPATALATAETAAGPAAALVSAETAAGSATGLSGVSGLVAEPSAGATRPDAPADPGGWGYHASPPEPPQRPADLPPFVPDTTSVDVFTPSGRDATQPAGFTPFDPTQPAFQLDSSPAGAVLDRPDTADAPHLPAPASDDGPAHPAPATGAAPATSTPVHGLPHGIPGPGAPTATTGATAPRPATPAHPGVDDDRASWLPYSTPASPTPAAAQSADDADHRDGGAFVTVGPGRARQSSREAAVAAGTGQPAGGPFRPRKAEDPDERLRYQRYTEVDRVRHLRDLFDPLSSTVQLRYVNGSADCSARLEQDDLTAAQHELYARGKHVFDRRLAELNAGPIEDPLRSEITDEDFEAFQELRYGRREHVEFDLTEGPVNDRDPRSRATGGGWPPPVEHTRRYGVPGGYRMPLSLHQQDVELAVERDENGRPRRFSDLFGRWPRLANDGGPRADPARAINCTDVVLSVIDTWLHGRPRVAAPRVTDAFSPHLQPLGGEPGGAQRIERATGGRFGQLMGDHRYSGPEDLRIAQWEATRALEQALRVRGHGAVAVVLVEHPLGRSHAITVHNQHGEIVYVDAQNNEAPVGRVLPAAPVRMDMLLIGSDGNPVDLGLPPGHWSRPATAPDDPGVSQVEATGRQRPSAGYATPAQIATWDELAGGRLGELVAELKDRPGLTVDEKLRHLREELFREVAPAPSHVGGDLDTKNLRCYEWQSGELFVHATALMLDPAATLEIAYEPDQFFTQYRDDPSDPFLAHAGPVPAGMTRELADQVVLWRALQGHRDPVAVDPADLAADAIDMQVRPLAGALEMRERLIGEFGVDPSRIRLCYDDQPREVHYANSKFRRAHLVALPHVRDSGTAARAAMVAAMRGEGERGARRDARARALADQVIARHEPDGRPARYALLWVRRTGAPMGAFMDTKPELLRQTVALLRETDPERRILLVGDDLFDGRPELRAAYEAEGVLDGVDTETLRKFWAAERHGGTKLGQGEQALFLHHLDSRRDVVQIGMESGALETAIALGVPTVYFQGREHVGDKGVRWQLYWDTWEYGQRDPVLGDDGQPQVFASGRPRTEFTPHTGPLRAPLATIHRVEFGPDLPDPEDRLTPPVAVYHPATVSAVSDRVAQLAAGELDTWPQRLGRDWSLLDTAWSPWTPAQWADSRYCAEQAERWLRTVPADIEAAARKWTAIEQALAGVLRPDRAAAYREAGHHTEPPGAPASAARLAAAYEAAPGDRPKAVAAHLGQLLAETEPRRQAAAELRLLQLDEQELGALRTAIERAVAARDTIRRIEHGQTIPADEQPHEVRPGGAETGGVRDTTSRVTDLTEQAAAVLERATAVRDSTGGVPDGAVDALLAATPAAVDRDGQPAMGDFAATAFGQPVRLAEITGSTGAKGLSGAPVMLAHDGDGNRIGVVKAFPDAEEFARELSGLQRLRTGEFTRFGTPAPLGVAVTPQRHGVIVSALAPGKPVDDLLGEVGVSSGASWAQAYHHLERSVAGVGAALADLHTSADGSGGPVARAFLDRHVAVVRKWTGQLVDTLENLPRHTVDLKGLTTRVEEVITAAGGAAGRAALAHGDAHPGNFFWHPQQGLTVIDLPMLHYSMDDNGGPIGAAERDVAYFDIKLHDFGADLGLKPEELAHLRKTFLEAYRIAGGPDPDPALMTLFGVRGAVHVLKEVPYRALRDGKRDDSTLLAMMQPKLALLWEVLGWNR; this is encoded by the coding sequence ATGCCGCTGCTGCCGTCACCGATCCCGCATCCGCTGAGCTACTTCGACGCGCCCGACTGGATGCGCACCGCCCTGGAGTGGGTGGTCGGCATCGACTGGCCCGAGGGCGACGAGGCCGCGATGCGCGAGCTCGCCGACGACTGGTATGCCGCGTCCCGGCAGATGACGCCGCTGCTCGACGAGGCCGACGACGCGGTGCTCGCCGCGGTCGCCGCGATGGGCGGCCCCGACGGCCGGGTCGCCGCCGCGATCCTCGCGCTCTGGGCGCAGGTCGGCAGCGGGCACGACGCGGCCGGGCAGGAGGCGGTGCTGGCCATGGTCGTCGACCTGCTGGACGACTTCGGCACGCAGGTCGACGCCGGGGCGAACCAGATCGAGGGCGTGAAGATCGAGTTCTACGTCGAGCTCGGGCTGCTGCTCATCGAGCTGATCGCACTCGCCGCGGCGGCCGCCGTCACGCTGGGCGCGTCGATGGCCGGGGCCGCGCCCGCCATGTACGCCACCCGCTTCGCCATCCAGCAGGCGCTCCGCCGCGCCGCCAAGGAGCTGCTGGAACGCGCCGCCAAGAAGGGCCTCAAGGACCGGATCAAAGACAAGATCAATGACGCGGTCAAGGACCGGATCAAGAACCGGGTGGTACGCGAACTCGGCGAGGAGGCGCTGGAGGAGGGCCTCCAGGAGGGCGCCACCGCCCTGGGCACCCAGCTCTACCAGGTGTCCGAGGGCAACCGCGGCGGTCTGGACGGCGCCGACCTGGCCAAGTCCACCGGTCTCGGCGCGCTGGGCGGCGGGATCGGCGGGCTCACCGGACTCGGCCGGCGCTTCTCCGACACCACCCTGGGCAACTTCGGCGAGCACGCGCTGCGCGGGGCGAGCGGCGAGATCCTCGCCGAGCTGAGCATCGGCCTGGTCACCGGGCAGGACGTCAGCCCGCAGTCGCTGGGCATGGCGGCCACCTCGGCGACCGTCGGCTCGGTCACCGGCGACACCAGGACGGTCGTCGACGGCCGCCTGCACGGTGCCGAGCTGAAACTGACCGGCTCCTCGGACGTCCTCGGCGGCGTGAGCCCGTTCCCCGACGCCGGTCCGCCGTCCGTGACCGCCGCGCTCACCGCCGAGACGGCGACCGGCCCGGCCACCGCCCTGGCCACTGCGGAGACAGCAGCAGGTCCGGCCGCCGCCCTGGTTTCCGCCGAGACGGCGGCAGGCTCGGCTACGGGCCTGTCCGGCGTGTCCGGCCTCGTCGCAGAGCCGAGCGCGGGAGCGACCCGACCGGACGCGCCCGCCGACCCCGGCGGCTGGGGATACCACGCTTCCCCGCCCGAGCCTCCGCAGCGGCCGGCTGACCTGCCCCCCTTCGTGCCGGACACGACGTCGGTGGACGTCTTCACCCCGAGCGGCCGCGACGCGACGCAGCCCGCCGGCTTCACTCCGTTCGATCCCACGCAGCCTGCTTTCCAGCTCGACTCCTCCCCGGCCGGTGCCGTGCTCGACCGTCCGGACACGGCCGACGCGCCGCACCTGCCGGCACCGGCGAGCGACGACGGCCCGGCACATCCGGCACCGGCCACGGGCGCCGCACCGGCGACGAGCACGCCGGTCCACGGCCTGCCGCACGGGATCCCCGGGCCGGGTGCGCCCACTGCGACCACCGGCGCCACCGCGCCCCGCCCCGCGACGCCGGCACACCCCGGCGTGGACGACGACCGGGCGTCCTGGCTGCCCTACTCGACGCCCGCCTCCCCCACCCCGGCGGCGGCGCAGTCCGCCGACGACGCCGACCACCGCGACGGCGGGGCGTTCGTCACCGTCGGGCCTGGCCGGGCGAGGCAGTCGTCCCGGGAGGCCGCCGTCGCGGCGGGCACCGGGCAGCCGGCGGGTGGCCCGTTCCGGCCGCGCAAGGCCGAGGACCCGGACGAGCGCCTGCGTTACCAGCGATACACGGAGGTCGACCGCGTCCGGCACCTGCGCGACCTGTTCGACCCGCTCTCCAGCACCGTGCAGCTCCGGTACGTCAACGGGTCGGCGGACTGCTCCGCGCGGCTCGAGCAGGACGACCTCACCGCCGCGCAGCACGAGCTCTATGCACGCGGAAAGCACGTGTTCGACAGGCGCCTCGCCGAGCTGAACGCAGGCCCGATCGAGGATCCGCTGCGCAGCGAGATCACCGACGAGGACTTCGAGGCCTTCCAGGAGCTGCGCTACGGCAGGCGCGAACACGTCGAGTTCGACCTGACGGAGGGCCCGGTCAACGACCGCGACCCGCGCTCGCGGGCCACCGGCGGCGGCTGGCCGCCTCCCGTCGAGCACACCCGCCGGTACGGCGTGCCCGGCGGCTACCGCATGCCGCTGAGCCTGCACCAGCAGGACGTCGAGCTGGCCGTCGAGCGCGACGAGAACGGCCGGCCGCGCCGGTTCAGCGACCTGTTCGGCCGCTGGCCGCGCCTGGCCAACGACGGCGGCCCCAGGGCCGACCCGGCGCGTGCGATCAACTGCACCGACGTGGTGCTGTCCGTCATCGACACCTGGCTGCACGGCCGCCCGCGCGTCGCGGCCCCGCGCGTCACCGACGCGTTCAGCCCGCACCTGCAGCCGCTCGGCGGCGAGCCGGGCGGCGCCCAGCGCATCGAGCGGGCCACCGGCGGCAGGTTCGGCCAGCTGATGGGCGACCACCGCTACAGCGGACCGGAAGACCTCCGGATCGCCCAGTGGGAGGCGACGCGCGCCCTGGAGCAGGCGCTGCGCGTCCGGGGCCACGGCGCGGTCGCGGTGGTCCTGGTGGAGCACCCGCTCGGCCGCTCCCACGCCATCACCGTGCACAACCAGCACGGCGAGATCGTGTACGTCGATGCGCAGAACAACGAGGCCCCGGTCGGGCGCGTCCTGCCGGCCGCGCCGGTCCGCATGGACATGCTGCTGATCGGGTCCGACGGCAACCCGGTCGACCTCGGCCTGCCGCCGGGCCACTGGTCGCGACCGGCCACCGCCCCGGACGATCCCGGCGTCAGCCAGGTCGAGGCCACCGGGCGGCAGCGCCCGTCGGCGGGGTACGCCACCCCCGCGCAGATCGCGACCTGGGACGAGCTGGCGGGCGGCCGCCTGGGCGAGCTGGTCGCCGAGCTGAAGGACCGCCCCGGCCTCACCGTCGACGAGAAGCTCCGCCACCTGCGCGAGGAGCTGTTCCGCGAGGTCGCTCCCGCGCCGTCCCACGTCGGCGGCGACCTCGACACGAAGAACCTGCGCTGCTACGAGTGGCAGAGCGGCGAGCTGTTCGTGCACGCGACGGCGCTGATGCTGGACCCCGCGGCGACGCTGGAGATCGCGTACGAGCCGGACCAGTTCTTCACCCAGTACCGTGACGATCCCTCCGATCCGTTCCTGGCTCACGCCGGGCCGGTGCCCGCGGGCATGACTCGGGAGCTGGCCGACCAGGTCGTGCTGTGGCGTGCGCTGCAGGGCCACCGCGACCCGGTCGCCGTCGACCCGGCCGACCTGGCCGCCGATGCGATCGACATGCAGGTGCGCCCGCTGGCCGGCGCGCTGGAGATGCGCGAGCGGCTGATCGGCGAGTTCGGCGTCGACCCGAGCCGGATCCGGCTGTGCTACGACGACCAGCCACGCGAGGTCCACTACGCGAACAGCAAATTCCGCCGGGCCCACCTGGTCGCGCTGCCCCACGTGCGCGACAGCGGCACGGCGGCGCGGGCGGCCATGGTCGCCGCCATGCGCGGCGAGGGCGAGCGCGGCGCGCGGCGGGACGCCCGTGCCCGCGCGCTGGCCGACCAGGTCATCGCCCGGCACGAGCCGGACGGCCGCCCGGCTCGTTACGCGCTGCTGTGGGTGCGCCGCACCGGGGCGCCGATGGGCGCGTTCATGGACACCAAGCCGGAGCTGCTGCGGCAGACCGTCGCACTGCTCCGCGAAACCGATCCGGAGCGGCGCATCCTGCTCGTCGGCGACGACCTGTTCGACGGCCGGCCGGAGCTGCGCGCCGCGTACGAGGCCGAGGGCGTGCTCGACGGGGTCGACACCGAGACACTGCGGAAGTTCTGGGCCGCCGAGCGGCACGGCGGCACGAAGCTGGGCCAGGGCGAGCAGGCGCTGTTCCTGCACCACCTGGACAGCAGGCGGGACGTCGTGCAGATCGGCATGGAGAGCGGCGCGCTGGAGACCGCGATCGCGCTCGGCGTGCCCACCGTCTACTTCCAGGGCCGCGAGCACGTCGGCGACAAGGGCGTGCGCTGGCAGCTCTACTGGGACACCTGGGAGTACGGGCAGCGCGACCCGGTGCTCGGCGACGACGGGCAGCCGCAGGTGTTCGCCTCCGGGCGGCCGCGCACCGAGTTCACCCCGCACACCGGGCCGCTGCGGGCGCCGCTGGCCACGATCCACCGGGTCGAGTTCGGGCCGGACCTGCCCGATCCCGAGGACCGGCTCACGCCACCGGTCGCGGTCTACCACCCGGCGACGGTCTCGGCGGTGTCCGACCGGGTCGCGCAGCTCGCCGCCGGGGAGCTCGACACCTGGCCGCAGCGGTTGGGCCGGGACTGGTCGCTGCTCGACACCGCCTGGAGCCCGTGGACCCCGGCACAGTGGGCCGACAGCCGGTACTGCGCCGAGCAGGCCGAGCGGTGGCTGCGTACCGTCCCGGCCGACATCGAGGCGGCGGCGCGCAAGTGGACCGCGATCGAGCAGGCGCTGGCCGGGGTGCTGCGGCCGGACCGGGCCGCCGCCTATCGCGAGGCCGGGCACCACACCGAGCCGCCCGGCGCTCCGGCGAGCGCGGCACGGCTGGCGGCGGCGTACGAGGCCGCGCCCGGCGACCGCCCGAAGGCCGTCGCCGCACACCTCGGACAGCTGCTGGCCGAGACCGAGCCGCGGCGTCAGGCCGCCGCCGAGCTGCGTCTGCTACAGCTCGACGAGCAGGAACTCGGTGCGCTGCGCACCGCGATCGAGCGGGCCGTCGCCGCGCGCGACACGATCCGGCGCATCGAGCACGGCCAGACGATCCCGGCCGACGAGCAGCCCCACGAGGTCCGGCCCGGCGGCGCAGAGACCGGCGGCGTGCGGGACACGACCAGCCGCGTCACCGACCTGACGGAGCAGGCCGCTGCGGTGCTCGAACGGGCGACCGCCGTCCGCGACAGCACGGGCGGGGTGCCGGACGGCGCGGTGGACGCGCTGCTCGCCGCGACACCCGCCGCCGTGGACCGTGACGGGCAGCCCGCGATGGGCGACTTCGCCGCCACGGCCTTCGGGCAGCCCGTGCGGCTCGCCGAGATCACCGGATCGACCGGGGCCAAGGGCCTGTCCGGTGCGCCGGTCATGCTGGCGCACGACGGCGACGGCAACCGGATCGGCGTGGTCAAGGCGTTCCCCGACGCCGAGGAGTTCGCCCGGGAGCTGTCCGGCCTGCAACGGCTGCGCACCGGGGAGTTCACCCGGTTCGGCACGCCGGCCCCGCTCGGCGTCGCCGTGACGCCGCAGCGGCACGGTGTGATCGTCTCGGCGCTCGCGCCCGGCAAGCCCGTCGACGACCTGCTCGGCGAGGTCGGCGTCTCGTCGGGCGCGTCATGGGCGCAGGCGTACCACCACCTGGAGCGATCGGTCGCGGGAGTGGGCGCCGCGCTCGCGGACCTGCACACCTCCGCCGATGGCTCCGGCGGCCCGGTCGCCCGTGCCTTCCTCGACCGCCACGTAGCCGTGGTCCGCAAATGGACCGGCCAGCTCGTCGACACCCTCGAGAACCTGCCCAGGCACACCGTGGACCTGAAGGGGCTGACGACGCGGGTCGAGGAAGTGATCACGGCTGCCGGCGGCGCGGCCGGACGTGCGGCGCTCGCCCATGGTGATGCACACCCAGGCAACTTCTTCTGGCATCCGCAGCAGGGCCTGACGGTCATCGACCTGCCGATGCTCCACTACTCCATGGACGACAACGGCGGCCCGATCGGCGCGGCCGAACGCGACGTGGCGTACTTCGACATCAAACTGCACGACTTCGGGGCCGACCTGGGGTTGAAGCCCGAGGAGCTGGCCCACCTGCGCAAGACCTTCCTCGAGGCGTACCGGATCGCCGGCGGCCCGGATCCGGACCCGGCGCTTATGACGCTGTTCGGGGTACGTGGGGCGGTGCACGTCCTCAAGGAGGTGCCATACCGGGCGCTGCGTGACGGGAAGCGGGATGACTCGACGCTGCTGGCGATGATGCAGCCGAAGCTGGCGCTGCTGTGGGAGGTGCTGGGGTGGAACAGGTGA
- a CDS encoding SUKH-3 domain-containing protein, with protein sequence MATIEDAFALAERYAADAAIQAGRPYRGLVEEFAHGWCVWTMPQTPGDAPPELGSGATTVLDRETGLLAFYPAWSTEQIMAQYEPRSATFRSWPPVARRADVLALLPGPARIAMALTMDNVTIAAASARGDAEPVHHPLVSGWLAAQPAGELVRGAHRHADLILLSEVFRHAERAGLTETGQVWDWLFDPRPMSYVLTANTPRGHTLHQPCCPTCQDAWRFFGSSLRPWQERITPKEGPLVPPPEPGRFEPDVADVIVRAGWDGKAAAPEIRVPRRLGYLIQDIGGPLTAAATEAAAAVLARCGVLAVSTTGPGAGCRRNAFTTGMTDHGLVPMMEACGRRIGVPVFPVGQDLGCGGGSIVVAADGRLFVIDQAGDWYLGDSIDEALVILVEGRLPRRLRADGSLEGAG encoded by the coding sequence ATGGCTACGATCGAGGACGCGTTCGCGCTGGCCGAACGCTATGCGGCGGACGCGGCGATACAGGCCGGGCGGCCGTATCGCGGCCTGGTGGAGGAGTTCGCGCACGGCTGGTGCGTGTGGACGATGCCGCAGACGCCCGGCGACGCGCCGCCCGAGCTCGGCTCCGGCGCGACGACGGTGCTGGACCGGGAGACGGGCCTGCTGGCGTTCTACCCGGCCTGGTCCACCGAGCAGATCATGGCGCAGTACGAGCCCCGCTCGGCCACCTTCCGCAGCTGGCCGCCGGTGGCCCGGCGCGCGGACGTGCTGGCGCTGCTGCCCGGCCCGGCCCGGATCGCGATGGCGCTGACCATGGACAACGTGACGATCGCCGCCGCCTCGGCGCGCGGCGACGCCGAGCCGGTGCACCATCCGCTGGTGAGCGGCTGGCTGGCCGCGCAGCCCGCCGGGGAGCTGGTGCGCGGCGCACACCGGCACGCCGACCTGATCCTGCTGTCGGAGGTGTTCCGGCACGCCGAACGGGCCGGGCTGACCGAAACCGGGCAGGTGTGGGACTGGCTGTTCGACCCGCGGCCGATGAGCTACGTCCTGACCGCGAACACGCCGCGCGGCCATACGCTGCATCAGCCCTGCTGTCCGACCTGCCAGGACGCGTGGCGCTTCTTCGGCAGCAGCCTGCGCCCCTGGCAGGAGAGGATCACGCCGAAGGAGGGCCCGCTGGTCCCACCGCCGGAGCCGGGCAGGTTCGAGCCGGACGTGGCAGACGTCATCGTGCGGGCGGGCTGGGACGGCAAGGCCGCGGCCCCGGAGATCAGGGTGCCCCGGAGGCTCGGCTACCTCATCCAGGACATCGGGGGCCCGCTGACCGCCGCGGCGACCGAGGCCGCGGCTGCCGTGCTTGCTCGATGCGGAGTGCTCGCGGTGTCCACGACCGGGCCGGGTGCGGGGTGCCGCCGCAACGCGTTCACCACCGGCATGACCGACCACGGGCTGGTGCCGATGATGGAGGCCTGCGGGCGCCGAATAGGCGTGCCGGTGTTCCCGGTCGGCCAGGACCTCGGCTGCGGCGGTGGATCCATCGTCGTCGCCGCCGATGGCAGGCTGTTCGTGATCGACCAGGCCGGCGACTGGTATCTGGGCGACAGCATCGACGAGGCGCTGGTGATCTTGGTGGAGGGCCGGCTGCCACGCCGGCTGCGAGCCGACGGGTCGCTGGAGGGCGCAGGCTGA